The genomic interval CCAGCACGGCGTCGAACGCGGACGCGACGCTCGTATCAGGAATGGAAACGGTCGGTTCGGGCGGCGCTTCCGTCGGGAGGTCGTTGAGCGGCGCGCCGTCCGCGAGGTACTCCGCGGGCGCGTCCACGACGGTTTCCCCTTCGAACTCGCAGACGAAGTTCCCGGAGTCGGTCACGTCCCCGATGACGGAACAGCCGAGGTCGTACTTGTCGGCGATGTCGCGGACTGCGTCGACGTTCTCCGGTGCGACCTCGTAACACATCCGCTCCTGGGACTCCGCGAGCAGGATTTCGGTCGCGTTCATGTTCGGCTCGCGCTGGTGGACGTCTTCGAGCGCGATGACGCAGCCGAGACCGCCCTTCGCGACCATCTCGCAGGACGCGCCGCCGAGTCCGGCCGCGCCGAGGTCGCGCGCGGACTCCACGAGGTTCGCGGAGACGAGGTCTTCGCTCGCCTCGATGAGGAGCTTTTCAGTGTAGGGGTCGCCGACCTGCACCGCGGGCCGGTCTTCGGTTTCGGCGTCCTCCGCGAGGTCTTCGCTCGCGAAACTCGCGCCGCCCAATCCGTCCCGGCCAGTGCTGTTCCCGACGAGCACGAGTTTGTTCCCGGGTTCCTGGGCCGTCGCGGTGACGAGGCGGTCGGCGTCGAGCAGTCCGACGCACGCGACGTTCACGAGCGGGTTCCCCTCGTAGTCGCCGTGGAACTGCGTGCTCCCGCCGACGGTCGGGACGCCGATGGCGTTCCCGTAGTCGCTGATGCCTTCGACGACGCCGTCGAGGAGGTACTGGGAGTGTTCGGCGTCGAAGTCCCCGAAGTAGAGCGAGTCCGCGAGCGCGATGGGGTACGCGCCCATCGAGAGCGTGTCGCGGACGATGCCGCCGACGCCGGTCGCCGCGCCGTCGTAGGGGTCGACGTAGCTCGGGTGGTTGTGGGACTCCACGCCGAACGTCAGGTAGGTGTCCTCGTCCAGCGCGACGACGGCGGCGTCGTCACCGGGGCCGACGACGACGCGGTCGCCCTCGCTCTCGAACGCGGAGAGGAGCATGCGCGAGGAGCGGTACGCGCAGTGTTCGCTCCAGAGGTTCTCGAAGAGCGCGGCCTCGGTCGTCGTGGGGTCGCGGCCGAGTTCCGCTTCCACGAGTTCGCGGTCCGAATCGGCGAGACTCATTCAACTACGTGTACCGACACCCGCCATTAATGCGTTTCCATGTGCACGTTCGTGCACCTAGAGTTCGACGCGGTGGGAGGTCACGCCCCGCAACTGCGAGTAGGCCTCCGACTGCATCACGCCCGACGCGACCACGTACACGCCGGTCGCGCCCGCGTCCCCCGTCGCGCGGGTGAGCGTCGAAACGAGCCGGTAGAGCCGCTCGGCGTCCGCGTACATGTAGAGCGTGCTGAGGTTGTCGAACACCACCCAGCCGCCCTCTCGGACGTACTGGAGGGCGTTCGAGTACTGGATGCTCAACCCCGTGAGGTCGCTCGGACTCACGCGCTCGGACACCCAGAGCGGGCCGTCGTAGCTCACGGACGACCCCGTGACGGGGATGACGCCGACCCGGGAGGGGTCGACGCCGCGCTCCCGGAGGTCGCGTTCCGTCCGCGTCGGCGACGCGCTCGTCCGCACCAGCAGGAGGTTGTCGAACGCGCGCTCGGGGAGCGCGTCCAGCACCGACCTGTGCGGCGGCGCTTCCGCGAGCACCTGCGTCCCCGCCGGAAGGTCGTTCAACTGCCCCGTCGCGCTCTCAGGCATCCTCGAACCCCCCGGTGTCCGCGCTCGCGTCCTCGGCGACCGTGCGGTCGCGCGTCGTCTCCACGAAGTCCCGCGCGAAGTACGCCGCCGCCGCGACGATACAGGCGCTCGCCGCGACGTAGAACACGTACGAGACGAGCACGACGAGTCGCGACTCCACGAGGTCGAAGTCGTACGCGAAGTTCGCGCTCGCCCCGGCGCTCAACAGGCCGAGCGTCACGGCGAACAACAGCACGCCCTCCCGGTAGAGCACGGCGTCCGCCCGCCGCACGAGCACGTTCACCACCACGAGCATACAGGCGAACAGAACGCACGTCTGCGCCGCGAACACCGCGAGCGCCGCGGACTCGACGCTCACGGCGCGACACCCCGCGTCATCCGGTTCAGCCGCACCGTCGCCACCACCATCGCCGCGACGCTCACCGTCCAGAACGCCGACGACACCACGAGGTACCACGCGCCCGGGAGCGGGAGCTGGGCCGCCATCGTCGTCCCGAGGAACCCGACGATAGCGACCGTGATGGGTTGCAGGACGCCGCCCCACGTCGTCCCCGCGTACCCCCGCGCGGCGATACCCATCACGACCACCGCGACCGTCAACAGCGTGCTCTGCGCGACGATGAGCGCGTCGAGCACCACGTCCATCGTGCTCACGGCTCCAGTCCCTCCCGTCGGTCTCGCATCGTCCGACGCCACACGTTCGCGCTACCTAACGTCTTCGCCCGTACCGGGGGGCTTTTGCCGGCGGCCCGCGAACGCCGATTCGTGCTGTCCGTCGAACTGCACTCGCACTCCGCGCTCTCCTACGACGGCCGCGACCCCGTCGAGATGCTCCTGGAGCAGGCGCGCGCGGTCGGCCTGGACGCGCTCGCGGTCACCGACCACGACGAGATAGACGCGAGCCTCGACGCCGCCGAGAAAGCCGGCGAGTACGGCCTCGTGGGGATTCCAGGGATGGAGGTCACGTCCGCCGCGGGGCACGTGCTCGCCATCGGCGTCCGCGAGGCCGTGCCGACCGGCCTGCCGTTCGACGAGACACTGAGCGAAATCCGCGCCCGCGGCGGCATCGCGGTCGTCCCGCACCCGTTCCAGGAGTCCCGGAGCGGCGTCGCGGCGAACGTCTCGCGGCGCGACCTCGCGTCCGCGGACGCCATCGAAATCTACAACTCCAGGCTCCTCACCGGCCGCGCGAACCGGCAGGCCGAGCGGTTCGCGGAGGAACACGACCTCCCGATGACCGCGGGGAGCGACGCCCACATCGCGGAGATGGTGGGGCAGGCCGTCACGCGCGTCGATACCGACGAGCGCTCGCTCGACGCGATTCTGGACGCCATCCGCGACGGCCGTACCTCCGTGGAGGGGACGCGAACGCCGTGGCGCGTGAGCTTCCGACAGGCCGCCGGGGGCGCGAAACGCCGCGTGAAAAACCGGCTCCGAGAGTTCTTCTGATGCTCCCCCAGTCCGTCCTCGACGCCGTCGCGTCCGGCGACCCGCTCCCCGGAACCACGGGGTTCGCGGGCGAACTCCCGGACGGACGGCTCGCGCGCGACGTGCTCGGCCGCGAACTCCTCTACACCGATTCCGGGGACTGGAGCCACACCCCCAGCGACCTCGACCAGCCCACCCCCTTCCCGGCGGGCCACGTCGGCACGCCCGACGACCACGAGCGCGTCTGGCGGCTCCCCGACTCCACCACCGACGGCGGCCTCGACGCCCTCGAATCGGCGCTCGACACCGCCCTCGACGACGCAAGCGCCGGCGACGGGGACGCGGCGGTCGCGTTCTCGGGCGGCGTGGACTCGGCGCTCGTCGCGGACGCGGTGGACGCGCCCCTGCACGTCGTCGGCTTCCCCGACAGCGCCGACATCGCGGCGGCGCGGGAGTCCGCGAGCCTCCTCGGACGCGACGTGACCGTCCACGAACTCGCCATCGACGACGTGGAGGACGCGGTTCCCGGCGTGGCGCGCGCCATCGGCCGGACGAACGCGATGGACGTCTCCATCGCGCTCCCCCTGTTCTTCGTCGCGGAGCGCGCGAACGCCGACCGCCTCCTGCTCGGACAGGGCGCGGACGAACTGTTCGGCGGGTACGCGAAGGTCGAGAAGGCCGAGACCGACCCCCGCACCGACGCCGACACCGTCCGCGGCGCGCGCGACGAGGTCGTGAGAACGCTCCCCGACCAGCTCGAACGCGACGTTCGCGCGGTGCGCGCGACCGGGACGGAGCCCGTGACGCCGCTCCTGCACGATGCCGTCGTCCGCGAGGCGCTCCGGCTCTCCGACGACCTGCTCGTCGCGGACGGCACGCGGAAGCGCGCGCTCCGCGAACTCGCCGCCGACCGCCTCCCCGACCCGGTGGCGTACCGCGAGAAGAAGGCCGTGCAGTACGGCAGTCTCGTCGCGCGCGAACTCGACCGGCTCGCCCGCCAGGCCGGGTTCAAGCGCCGGATGGACGACCACGTCACGAAGTACGTCGAATCCGTCGTCTAGCCCGCGAGCGAACGATTCGCGGCGTCGGGTGTGAGTGAGTACCAATCTGTTTTGGCAGAAACGCTATCCCGGAGTAGCGGAAATATTTGCGTGATGTCGGAACCACTACTCGACGGGAAGACGGCGGTCATCACGGGCGCATCGAGCGGGAACGGCCGCAGCATGGCGCGGACGTTCGCCGAGGAGGGCGCGGACATCGTCGTCGCGGACATCCGCGACGAACCCCGCGAGGGTGGGACGCCGACGCACGAACTCGTCCCCGACGAGACGGACGCGGACGCCGCGTTCGTCGAGTGCGACGTGACGAACCGGAGCGACCTCGTGGACGCCGTAGACGCCGCCGAGGAGTTCGGCGGCATCGACGTGATGGTGAACAACGCCGGTATCTTCCGGAGCGAGGACTTCACCGAGGTGTCCGAGGACGAGTTCGACCAGCTCATGGACATCAACGTAAAGGGGACGTTCTTCGGCGCGCAGATCGCGGGCGAGCGCATGGCGGCGAACGGCGGCGGGAGCATCATCAACCTCTCCAGCGTCGCCGGTCTCAGCGGGTCGCCCGACCACGTCACGTACTGCACGTCGAAGGGCGCGGTACGACTCCTCACGTACGCGGTCGCCGCCGCGCTCGGCCCCGACGGCGTGCGGACGAACGCCATCCACCCCGGTCTCATCGAGACGGCGATGACGACGGAGGACGTGCCCATCATCGGGACGGACGCCGGCGACCAGTACCTTCAGGGGATTCCCTCCCGGCGCTGGGGTCAGCCGGACGACGTGGCGGACGCCGCGCTGTTCCTCGCGAGCGACCTCGCGAGTTACGTCAACGGCGAGTCGCTCGTCGTGGACGGCGGGATGTCGAACAGTCAGTGATCACTCGGCGGCCGCGATAGCTTCGAGCGCGATTTCGCGGGTGTCGGCGTCGATACCGCTCTCGCGGAGGTCGCGGGCGGTGTACCAGTCCCAGGCCTCCGGGCCTTCCTCGCCGTCCGCGGGGTCGATTTCTCTCCCCTCGACGGTGGCGAAGTAGACGTGGTCGACGTGCTGGTGGCCGACCGTACCGTCCGGGTGGACGTTGATGTCGTACAGCATCTGGTAGCGCGGCCGCGGGAGCGCTTCGCCCGCGGGCGCGGGCACGTCCGGCGCGTCCCCGAGGAGCGTCGGGTCGAGGCCGGTCTCCTCGCGGACTTCGCGCAGACCGGCCTCGTGGGGGAGTTCGTCCCGATCGACGTGGCCGCCCGGCGGGATGCGGATGCCGAGGCGGGCGTGTTCGTGGAGCGCGGTCGCTCCGTCGTGTACGACGTAGACGGTCGCGGTGAAGTGTCGCGTCGTCTCCATACCGCGAGAACGAGGGGGAGTCCTATGCGTCCATCGGGATGTCGCTCGCGGCTTCGAGGAGTTCGTGGTAGCGGTTGCGGATGGTGACCTCGCTGATGTTCGCGACCTCGCTCACCTGGTTCTGGGTGACGCGCTCGTTCACGAGCAGGCTCGCCGCGTACACCGCCGCGGCCGCCAGCCCGACCGGGGATTTCCCGCTCGTGATGCCCTCGTCCTGGGCGTTCGAGAGGAGTTCGCGCGCCTGTCGCTCCACCTCGTCGGAGAGGTCGAGGTCGCTCACGAACCGGGGGACGTAGCTCGCGGGGTCGGCGGGCGCGACCTCCAACCCGAGTTCGCGCACGACGTACCGGTAGGTGCGGGCGATTTCATCCTTGTCCACGCGACTGACGTTCGACACCTCGTCGAGACTCCGGGGCGTGTTCGCCTGTCGCGCCGCCGCGTACAGCGCCGACGTGGCGACGCCCTCGATACTGCGACCGGGAAGCAAGTCCTCGTCGAGCGCGCGCCGATAGATGACGGACGCCGTCTCCCGAACCGGCTTCGGAAGCCCCAACGCCGAACTCATGCGTTCGATTTCGCCGAGCGCCTGCTTCAGATTGCGCTCCTTCGAGTCCCTGGTGCGGAAGCGCTCGTTCCACTTACGCAGTCGCTGCATCTTCTGGCGCTGATTCGAACTCAAACTATTTCCGTAGGCGTCCTTGTCCTGCCAGCCGATGTTCGTGGACAGGCCCTTGTCGTGCATCATGTTCGTCGTCGGGGCACCCACGCGGCTCTTCTCGTCCTTCTCGGCGGCGTCGAACGCC from Salarchaeum japonicum carries:
- a CDS encoding DUF7504 family protein, whose amino-acid sequence is MPESATGQLNDLPAGTQVLAEAPPHRSVLDALPERAFDNLLLVRTSASPTRTERDLRERGVDPSRVGVIPVTGSSVSYDGPLWVSERVSPSDLTGLSIQYSNALQYVREGGWVVFDNLSTLYMYADAERLYRLVSTLTRATGDAGATGVYVVASGVMQSEAYSQLRGVTSHRVEL
- a CDS encoding transcription initiation factor IIB, whose translation is MSDSRLRRRSDERRTEQETESSEDLQCPECGGSLAVDEERGETVCTECGLVVEEDGIDRGPEWRAFDAAEKDEKSRVGAPTTNMMHDKGLSTNIGWQDKDAYGNSLSSNQRQKMQRLRKWNERFRTRDSKERNLKQALGEIERMSSALGLPKPVRETASVIYRRALDEDLLPGRSIEGVATSALYAAARQANTPRSLDEVSNVSRVDKDEIARTYRYVVRELGLEVAPADPASYVPRFVSDLDLSDEVERQARELLSNAQDEGITSGKSPVGLAAAAVYAASLLVNERVTQNQVSEVANISEVTIRNRYHELLEAASDIPMDA
- the purL gene encoding phosphoribosylformylglycinamidine synthase subunit PurL, whose product is MSLADSDRELVEAELGRDPTTTEAALFENLWSEHCAYRSSRMLLSAFESEGDRVVVGPGDDAAVVALDEDTYLTFGVESHNHPSYVDPYDGAATGVGGIVRDTLSMGAYPIALADSLYFGDFDAEHSQYLLDGVVEGISDYGNAIGVPTVGGSTQFHGDYEGNPLVNVACVGLLDADRLVTATAQEPGNKLVLVGNSTGRDGLGGASFASEDLAEDAETEDRPAVQVGDPYTEKLLIEASEDLVSANLVESARDLGAAGLGGASCEMVAKGGLGCVIALEDVHQREPNMNATEILLAESQERMCYEVAPENVDAVRDIADKYDLGCSVIGDVTDSGNFVCEFEGETVVDAPAEYLADGAPLNDLPTEAPPEPTVSIPDTSVASAFDAVLASPNTASKRWVYRQYDHEVGARTSVRPGDDAALLAVRRAEQGVALSAGANPNWTSAAPYEGAYATAVENATNLAAVGATPLAAVDCLNGGNPEKPGVYGGFTNIVEGLADGCRDLSVPVVGGNVSLYNDSATGPIPPTPTLAMLGTKSGYDAPGTGLSGEGTLLLVGGHASGLGGSEYLAQFDGSDRFPALPDDPADRVAGLASVADLDSTLAVHDVSDGGLAVTLAEMLTADAGLDASVPGLPELFSEAPGRAVVETTDPDAVRTRVDAVELGHSDGSGALSLDVNGTELAYEFEAVADARDTLAAELD
- a CDS encoding SDR family oxidoreductase, with translation MSEPLLDGKTAVITGASSGNGRSMARTFAEEGADIVVADIRDEPREGGTPTHELVPDETDADAAFVECDVTNRSDLVDAVDAAEEFGGIDVMVNNAGIFRSEDFTEVSEDEFDQLMDINVKGTFFGAQIAGERMAANGGGSIINLSSVAGLSGSPDHVTYCTSKGAVRLLTYAVAAALGPDGVRTNAIHPGLIETAMTTEDVPIIGTDAGDQYLQGIPSRRWGQPDDVADAALFLASDLASYVNGESLVVDGGMSNSQ
- a CDS encoding NUDIX hydrolase, with protein sequence METTRHFTATVYVVHDGATALHEHARLGIRIPPGGHVDRDELPHEAGLREVREETGLDPTLLGDAPDVPAPAGEALPRPRYQMLYDINVHPDGTVGHQHVDHVYFATVEGREIDPADGEEGPEAWDWYTARDLRESGIDADTREIALEAIAAAE
- a CDS encoding PHP domain-containing protein produces the protein MLSVELHSHSALSYDGRDPVEMLLEQARAVGLDALAVTDHDEIDASLDAAEKAGEYGLVGIPGMEVTSAAGHVLAIGVREAVPTGLPFDETLSEIRARGGIAVVPHPFQESRSGVAANVSRRDLASADAIEIYNSRLLTGRANRQAERFAEEHDLPMTAGSDAHIAEMVGQAVTRVDTDERSLDAILDAIRDGRTSVEGTRTPWRVSFRQAAGGAKRRVKNRLREFF
- a CDS encoding asparagine synthase C-terminal domain-containing protein, encoding MLPQSVLDAVASGDPLPGTTGFAGELPDGRLARDVLGRELLYTDSGDWSHTPSDLDQPTPFPAGHVGTPDDHERVWRLPDSTTDGGLDALESALDTALDDASAGDGDAAVAFSGGVDSALVADAVDAPLHVVGFPDSADIAAARESASLLGRDVTVHELAIDDVEDAVPGVARAIGRTNAMDVSIALPLFFVAERANADRLLLGQGADELFGGYAKVEKAETDPRTDADTVRGARDEVVRTLPDQLERDVRAVRATGTEPVTPLLHDAVVREALRLSDDLLVADGTRKRALRELAADRLPDPVAYREKKAVQYGSLVARELDRLARQAGFKRRMDDHVTKYVESVV